The Prochlorococcus marinus str. MIT 9301 genome window below encodes:
- a CDS encoding ATP-dependent Clp protease ATP-binding subunit, translating into MKIVPSEFSNSAWNYFIFAKEIAYKNYQQNVDSDNLLLTLIKEDNITKNILIKNNINLKNLEREIISSLNAKAKMKNKQDNLYIGDTLHKIFLKANDIKNKLNDVVISTEYLVYGFAYDNKYGFQILNQKGILEFLEIIKKMKSDPAVKNEFNSSNESLEKYGIDLTQSARDGILDPVIGRDEEIRRTIQILSRRTKNNPVLIGEPGVGKTAIVEGLAQRIINGDVPSALQDRQLISLDMGSLIAGAKYRGEFEERIKNILKKVKESDGKIILFIDEIHTVVGAGASGGSLDASNLLKPMLARGELRCIGATTINEHKQNIEKDPALERRFQKIKIDAPSIEDTVSILRGLRERYEVHHSVRISDNALVAAATLSERYINDRFLPDKAIDLIDEAASRLNMVITSKPEEIDEIDRKVLQFEMEKLSLKREIDDFSVERLEKINHELLSLKDKQAELGAKWKKEKDEIDEISTIKEEIESVQLQIDQAKRSFDLNKAAELEFGTLNSLQKKLKEKSESLVNSQKNGDTSLLRQEVTFDDIAEVVSKWTSIPVQNLNQSEKDKLLSLESILKEKIIGQDCAIRAVADSIKRSRTGLNDPSKPLASFLFLGPTGVGKTELSKVTAKIIFDSNSSITRLDMSEYMEKHSVSKIIGAPPGYLGFESGGQLTEAVRKNPYSLILLDEIEKAHKDILDILLQVLDDGIITDGQGRTINFKNSIIVLTSNLGSQSINDLSVRKEDKNEIKKVVDNEIKKFFKPEFLNRLDEIVIFNNLELSDIKEIAKIQLQHLEKRLNKKNLKFKITDEAINQLVENSFDHAYGARPLKRIIQKQIETKISNNILNNHYLNKDEINIYLVNGEINVD; encoded by the coding sequence ATGAAAATAGTTCCAAGCGAATTCTCAAATTCTGCTTGGAACTATTTTATTTTTGCCAAAGAAATTGCTTATAAAAATTATCAACAAAACGTAGACTCTGATAATTTATTATTAACTCTTATAAAAGAGGACAATATTACAAAAAATATTTTAATAAAAAATAATATAAATCTAAAGAATCTTGAGAGGGAAATAATTTCTTCATTAAATGCGAAGGCAAAAATGAAAAATAAACAAGATAATTTATATATTGGTGATACTCTTCACAAAATATTTTTAAAGGCGAATGATATTAAAAATAAATTAAATGATGTAGTGATATCAACAGAATACTTAGTTTACGGTTTCGCTTATGATAACAAATATGGATTTCAAATTTTAAATCAAAAAGGTATTCTAGAATTTCTTGAAATTATAAAGAAAATGAAGTCAGATCCGGCAGTAAAAAATGAATTTAATAGTTCTAATGAGTCTTTGGAAAAATATGGTATTGATCTAACTCAATCTGCACGAGATGGGATTTTAGACCCAGTTATTGGTAGGGATGAAGAGATTAGAAGAACAATCCAAATATTGAGTAGAAGAACAAAAAACAACCCTGTTCTTATTGGAGAACCTGGGGTTGGCAAAACGGCCATTGTTGAAGGGTTAGCTCAGAGAATAATTAATGGCGATGTACCTTCTGCACTACAAGATAGGCAACTAATTTCATTAGATATGGGCTCACTTATAGCTGGGGCAAAATATCGTGGAGAATTTGAAGAAAGAATAAAAAATATTCTAAAGAAAGTGAAAGAATCAGACGGAAAGATTATTCTTTTTATTGATGAAATTCATACAGTTGTTGGAGCTGGTGCTAGCGGAGGTTCTTTAGATGCAAGCAACCTATTAAAACCAATGCTTGCGAGAGGAGAACTTAGATGTATTGGTGCTACAACTATTAATGAACACAAACAAAATATAGAAAAAGATCCTGCTCTAGAACGAAGATTTCAGAAAATAAAAATTGATGCTCCTTCAATAGAAGATACCGTATCAATATTAAGAGGATTGAGAGAAAGATACGAAGTCCATCATAGTGTGAGAATTTCTGATAATGCCTTAGTTGCAGCTGCAACCCTTAGCGAAAGATATATTAACGATAGATTTCTTCCTGACAAAGCAATAGATCTAATTGATGAAGCAGCCTCAAGATTAAATATGGTCATAACTTCCAAACCTGAAGAAATTGATGAAATTGATCGAAAAGTTCTGCAGTTTGAGATGGAAAAATTATCTTTAAAAAGGGAAATAGATGATTTTTCTGTAGAAAGATTAGAAAAAATCAATCATGAACTTTTATCTCTTAAAGATAAACAGGCCGAATTAGGCGCTAAATGGAAAAAAGAAAAAGACGAAATTGATGAGATTAGCACCATAAAAGAAGAAATTGAATCTGTTCAATTGCAAATAGATCAAGCCAAAAGGAGTTTTGACCTAAACAAAGCAGCAGAATTAGAATTTGGAACTTTAAATTCTTTGCAAAAAAAATTGAAAGAAAAAAGCGAGTCTCTAGTAAATTCGCAAAAAAATGGAGATACAAGTCTTTTAAGACAAGAGGTAACTTTTGATGATATTGCAGAAGTTGTTTCAAAGTGGACCTCTATTCCAGTACAGAACTTAAACCAGTCAGAAAAAGATAAACTCTTGAGCCTCGAGTCAATCCTCAAAGAAAAAATTATTGGTCAAGATTGTGCAATTAGGGCTGTTGCAGATTCCATTAAGAGATCAAGGACTGGTCTAAATGATCCAAGCAAGCCATTAGCCAGTTTTCTCTTTTTAGGTCCAACTGGTGTTGGGAAAACAGAGCTAAGTAAAGTAACAGCCAAAATAATATTCGATTCAAATTCTTCAATTACAAGACTGGATATGTCTGAATATATGGAAAAGCATTCTGTGAGCAAAATCATAGGTGCGCCTCCCGGATATTTAGGTTTCGAATCAGGCGGCCAACTAACTGAAGCTGTACGCAAAAATCCTTATTCATTAATACTCCTAGATGAAATAGAGAAAGCTCACAAAGATATTTTAGATATTCTCTTACAGGTTCTTGATGATGGAATCATTACTGATGGTCAAGGTCGTACAATCAATTTCAAAAATTCAATCATTGTTCTCACAAGTAATTTAGGAAGTCAATCAATAAATGATTTATCAGTTAGAAAAGAAGATAAAAATGAAATTAAAAAAGTTGTAGATAATGAAATTAAAAAATTTTTCAAGCCTGAGTTTTTAAATCGACTTGATGAAATAGTTATTTTTAATAATTTAGAATTAAGTGACATAAAAGAAATTGCAAAAATCCAGCTTCAACATTTAGAAAAAAGACTTAACAAAAAAAACTTAAAATTCAAAATTACGGATGAAGCAATTAACCAACTTGTCGAAAATAGTTTCGATCATGCCTATGGTGCAAGACCTTTAAAAAGAATTATTCAAAAACAAATTGAGACAAAAATTTCAAATAATATATTGAATAATCATTACCTTAATAAAGACGAGATTAATATTTATCTGGTTAATGGAGAGATAAATGTTGATTAA
- the petE gene encoding plastocyanin, with protein MLRSIFAGLFAIVLTLGIGISSVSAKTVEVKLGTDAGMLAFEPSTVTISAGDTVKFVNNKLAPHNAVFDGHEELSHADLAFAPGESWEETFDTPGTYDYYCEPHRGAGMVGKVVVE; from the coding sequence ATGTTACGTTCAATCTTTGCAGGGTTATTTGCAATAGTTTTAACTCTAGGTATAGGTATTTCATCAGTTTCGGCTAAGACTGTTGAAGTAAAACTTGGAACAGATGCTGGAATGCTTGCATTTGAACCAAGTACAGTAACCATTAGCGCTGGTGACACAGTTAAATTCGTCAATAATAAACTTGCCCCTCACAATGCTGTTTTTGATGGGCATGAGGAATTAAGTCATGCGGACCTAGCTTTTGCTCCAGGAGAGTCTTGGGAAGAAACATTTGATACTCCTGGAACTTATGATTACTATTGCGAGCCACACAGAGGCGCTGGGATGGTAGGTAAAGTTGTTGTTGAATAA
- a CDS encoding NAD-dependent epimerase/dehydratase family protein: MAYKNLLITGANGCVGQYLVDWFLKNTKFRLYLMVRDKSKLPISVQENKKVKLMVCDIRESNRYKKEISQINYLIHTATAWGDPKRAYEVNIKAFEELLKMLDIEKLEKIIYFSTASILDTQTELMRESLIYGTEYIQTKYECFQRLRESSFAEKTFAVFPTLVFGGNLGKKSKYPVSYLTSGLKEIGKWLWLARFLKLDSKFHFIHANDIAQICGFLIKNHKEEQYKGFRKYVLGQKFISIDDAIITLLKRNNMRRFFAIPLTKKILKILLRILPIQTTPWDNFSIKKYDFNHVPITNPETFKLKSHAKSLNDILRLSKLPSCNNN; the protein is encoded by the coding sequence TTGGCATATAAAAACTTATTAATAACAGGCGCTAATGGATGTGTTGGCCAATATTTAGTTGATTGGTTTTTGAAAAACACAAAATTCAGGCTTTATCTCATGGTAAGAGACAAAAGTAAGTTACCAATTTCTGTTCAAGAAAATAAAAAAGTAAAGTTAATGGTGTGCGATATCAGGGAATCAAATAGGTATAAAAAGGAAATTAGTCAAATTAATTACCTAATACATACTGCTACAGCTTGGGGAGATCCAAAAAGAGCCTATGAAGTAAATATTAAAGCTTTTGAAGAATTACTAAAAATGCTTGATATTGAAAAGTTAGAAAAGATTATTTATTTTTCAACAGCTAGTATTCTTGATACCCAAACAGAATTAATGAGGGAATCATTGATTTATGGAACAGAGTACATTCAAACAAAATATGAATGTTTCCAGAGACTAAGAGAAAGCTCATTTGCAGAAAAAACATTCGCTGTTTTCCCTACCTTGGTTTTTGGAGGGAATCTTGGAAAAAAAAGTAAATATCCTGTGAGTTATTTAACTAGTGGATTGAAAGAAATTGGGAAATGGCTTTGGTTAGCAAGATTTTTAAAACTCGATTCTAAATTTCACTTTATACACGCAAATGATATCGCCCAGATTTGCGGGTTTCTAATTAAAAATCACAAAGAAGAGCAATACAAAGGCTTTAGAAAATATGTGCTTGGTCAAAAATTCATTTCAATTGATGATGCCATAATTACACTGTTAAAAAGAAATAATATGAGGAGATTTTTTGCGATACCGCTTACAAAAAAAATTCTAAAAATTTTATTAAGAATTCTTCCCATCCAAACTACTCCTTGGGATAACTTCAGTATCAAAAAATATGACTTTAATCATGTCCCCATCACTAATCCTGAGACTTTTAAACTTAAAAGTCATGCCAAGTCACTGAATGATATTTTAAGGTTATCAAAGTTACCAAGCTGTAATAACAATTAA
- the hemE gene encoding uroporphyrinogen decarboxylase: protein MGENLPLLLSAALGKKVNRPPVWMMRQAGRYMKIYRDLRERYPSFRERSENPELSYEISMQPFHAFKPDGVILFSDILTPLPGMGINFEIIESKGPIIEDPIRTLNQVENLKELSPSESLSFVGEVLTSLKKDVNNEATVLGFVGAPWTLAAYVVEGKSSKNYSLIKSMAFNKPDLLHKLLDHFAKSIGEYLKYQIKSGAQVVQIFDSWAGQLSPQDYDIFAGPYQKKVVEIVKAEYPETPIILYISGSAGVLERMAKTGVDIISLDWTVDIEEACKRIPRGIGIQGNVDPGILFGNKESIKERIDNTFNKIKDRKYILNLGHGILPGTPEENAQTFFEHGKKLTY, encoded by the coding sequence ATGGGTGAAAATTTACCGCTACTTCTTTCTGCCGCATTAGGTAAAAAAGTAAATAGACCTCCAGTATGGATGATGAGGCAAGCAGGAAGATATATGAAAATCTATAGAGATTTAAGAGAGCGTTACCCAAGTTTTAGAGAAAGGTCTGAGAATCCAGAACTATCATATGAGATTTCTATGCAGCCTTTTCATGCTTTCAAACCGGATGGTGTGATCCTTTTTTCAGATATTCTTACACCTCTTCCAGGGATGGGCATCAATTTTGAAATAATAGAAAGTAAAGGTCCAATTATTGAGGACCCAATAAGAACTCTTAATCAGGTAGAAAATTTAAAAGAATTAAGTCCAAGTGAGAGTTTAAGTTTTGTTGGTGAAGTTCTTACTTCACTAAAAAAAGATGTGAATAATGAGGCAACAGTTTTAGGTTTTGTTGGGGCACCTTGGACTCTTGCTGCATATGTAGTTGAAGGTAAAAGCAGTAAAAATTATTCTTTAATAAAATCAATGGCTTTTAATAAACCAGATTTACTACATAAACTCCTTGATCATTTTGCAAAATCTATTGGTGAGTATCTTAAATATCAAATAAAATCTGGTGCGCAAGTAGTACAAATTTTTGATTCATGGGCAGGTCAACTAAGCCCACAAGATTACGATATCTTTGCTGGGCCGTATCAAAAAAAAGTTGTTGAAATTGTAAAAGCGGAATACCCTGAAACACCAATAATTCTTTATATTTCAGGAAGTGCTGGTGTGCTAGAAAGAATGGCAAAAACTGGTGTAGATATAATCTCATTAGACTGGACAGTAGATATTGAAGAAGCTTGCAAAAGAATCCCCAGGGGGATTGGAATTCAAGGTAATGTTGACCCTGGCATTTTATTCGGGAACAAAGAATCAATAAAAGAAAGGATAGATAATACTTTCAATAAAATTAAAGATAGGAAATATATTCTTAATTTGGGTCATGGGATTTTACCAGGGACTCCAGAAGAAAATGCTCAAACATTTTTTGAACATGGGAAAAAACTCACTTACTAG